One Kitasatospora sp. MAP12-44 DNA segment encodes these proteins:
- a CDS encoding helix-turn-helix transcriptional regulator: MPPSHRRTAASPRPAAGPGTDFAEALRAAIEASGLSLERIRCQLDARGIRISTTTLSHWRRGRSQPERESSMPAVQLIEEILQLPPSSLSSLIGPPRPRGRWGKESSSRLWSRPLWPAELWPGEPWLAEVAEEFEAVPGDHLERLSVHDLFRFDARRGECITRTGQVVRATANGVDRCLVVYAAEDADAGPPVITALHHARLGRVRTRSETGMVAAELLLDAPLAAGDTAVFEYEVHSAVRTPVTRCGRRFAVPVRQYLLQAQFPPGVTPAYCYRYEGDPAADTDRERRGVRLDTSAAVHALWLDQAPSRVGIRWEWD; this comes from the coding sequence ATGCCGCCGTCCCATCGCCGCACCGCCGCATCGCCGCGCCCGGCCGCCGGCCCCGGCACGGACTTCGCCGAGGCGCTTCGCGCCGCCATCGAGGCGAGCGGACTCAGCCTGGAGCGCATCCGGTGTCAGCTGGACGCTCGCGGCATTCGGATCAGCACCACCACCCTGAGCCACTGGCGGCGCGGCCGCAGCCAACCGGAACGTGAATCCTCGATGCCCGCAGTCCAACTGATCGAGGAGATCCTCCAGTTGCCGCCGAGCAGCCTGAGCAGCCTGATCGGGCCGCCCCGGCCGCGCGGGCGCTGGGGGAAGGAGTCGTCGTCCAGGCTGTGGTCCCGGCCGCTCTGGCCGGCCGAGCTCTGGCCCGGCGAGCCGTGGCTGGCCGAGGTGGCCGAGGAGTTCGAGGCGGTCCCCGGCGACCACCTGGAGCGGCTCTCCGTCCATGACCTCTTCCGTTTCGACGCCCGGCGCGGCGAGTGCATCACGCGGACCGGCCAGGTGGTCCGGGCCACCGCCAACGGCGTCGACCGGTGCCTGGTGGTGTACGCCGCCGAGGACGCCGATGCCGGCCCGCCGGTCATCACCGCGCTCCACCACGCCCGGCTCGGCCGGGTCCGGACCCGGTCCGAGACCGGGATGGTCGCCGCGGAACTGCTGCTCGACGCGCCGCTCGCCGCCGGTGACACGGCGGTGTTCGAGTACGAGGTCCACTCCGCCGTCCGCACTCCGGTGACCCGGTGCGGACGCCGCTTCGCCGTACCGGTGCGGCAGTACCTACTCCAGGCCCAGTTCCCGCCGGGTGTCACTCCGGCGTACTGCTACCGCTACGAGGGCGATCCGGCGGCGGACACCGACCGGGAGCGCCGCGGGGTACGGCTCGACACCTCGGCGGCTGTGCACGCGCTCTGGCTGGACCAGGCACCGTCCCGGGTCGGGATCCGTTGGGAGTGGGACTGA
- a CDS encoding recombinase family protein → MSQAVARERRVRTAMYLRCYPADTWGMGCHQDALRSLAHQAGLPEPALYLDNGARSCEARPALEGLLEQAALGVVDVVLVPGPFVFSLDDGEAAHTVERLVAAGCRVLEIPSPRRTTCNGVS, encoded by the coding sequence ATGTCCCAAGCCGTAGCAAGAGAACGACGCGTCCGGACGGCGATGTACCTGCGCTGCTATCCCGCCGACACCTGGGGAATGGGCTGCCACCAGGACGCCCTGCGCAGCCTCGCCCACCAAGCCGGTCTGCCGGAACCCGCGCTGTATCTGGACAACGGCGCCCGGTCGTGCGAGGCACGGCCGGCACTGGAGGGACTGCTGGAACAGGCGGCCCTCGGCGTGGTCGACGTCGTGCTGGTGCCCGGGCCGTTCGTCTTCTCGCTGGACGACGGCGAAGCCGCACACACCGTCGAACGTCTGGTTGCGGCCGGCTGCCGGGTGCTGGAAATCCCCTCCCCCCGCCGCACGACCTGTAACGGAGTCTCCTGA
- a CDS encoding recombinase family protein has product MSADLVPAAYLRIFPQNSGAVERQSEAMRRFAARLGVPAPTFYIDNGYPSTGSRPAFERLARAVLEGSHRLVMVPGQWVFSADDARAGLAIRLLSAAGCRRIVQLPSAATKRAPATPAAKRWERSKEAGADGRAGPAGVRKRGPAGGLEALLDRLEIPVAGPDPVGHDVVRATAEEETVEADPVSGGYADSAMYLRCFPYDATQLVFHRAALRLYARQLGVAEPAVFMDNGCPSRGPRPALDRLIRLAALGSFRTVLVPGPFVFSLDDQEARFVTRQLGVVGCQVLELPPAARW; this is encoded by the coding sequence ATGTCAGCTGACCTGGTACCTGCCGCCTATCTGCGGATCTTCCCCCAGAACTCCGGCGCCGTGGAGCGCCAGAGCGAGGCGATGCGCCGTTTCGCCGCCCGCCTGGGCGTGCCGGCGCCCACGTTCTACATCGACAACGGCTACCCGTCCACCGGCTCCCGCCCCGCGTTCGAGCGGCTCGCCCGAGCCGTCCTGGAGGGCTCCCACCGGCTGGTGATGGTGCCCGGCCAGTGGGTCTTCTCCGCCGACGACGCCAGAGCCGGCCTGGCGATCCGGCTGCTCAGCGCGGCCGGCTGCCGCCGGATCGTGCAACTGCCTTCGGCCGCGACCAAGCGGGCTCCCGCCACACCCGCGGCCAAACGCTGGGAGCGGTCGAAGGAGGCAGGCGCGGACGGCCGGGCGGGTCCGGCAGGTGTGCGCAAGCGCGGCCCGGCCGGCGGCCTGGAGGCGCTGCTCGACCGGCTGGAGATCCCCGTCGCGGGGCCGGACCCCGTCGGACACGACGTGGTGCGAGCCACCGCCGAGGAGGAGACGGTCGAGGCCGACCCGGTGAGCGGGGGGTACGCCGACAGTGCGATGTACCTGCGCTGCTTCCCTTACGACGCCACGCAGTTGGTCTTCCATCGGGCCGCACTGCGGCTCTACGCCCGTCAGCTGGGCGTCGCGGAGCCGGCCGTGTTCATGGACAACGGCTGCCCGTCCCGTGGCCCGCGCCCGGCGCTGGACCGGCTCATCCGGCTCGCGGCCCTGGGGAGCTTCCGTACCGTCCTGGTACCGGGGCCGTTCGTCTTCTCGCTCGATGACCAGGAGGCCCGGTTCGTGACCCGGCAACTCGGCGTCGTCGGCTGCCAGGTGCTGGAACTTCCGCCGGCTGCGAGGTGGTGA